The Asterias rubens chromosome 1, eAstRub1.3, whole genome shotgun sequence genome segment TAAGAGGTAAATGTACATCTCTGCTAACGATTGTGTCGACTGCATGCAATCAATGCATCACCTTGCAACACGGCCTTCATAATAAATgtcaaaatgttcaaaacaaTAACTGTTTGCAAGTGTTCCTTCAAGCACAAAAACGAGGCCAAGATcgaaacaaataattgtattgCACAGAGGAATGTTAGGAGATTTGAttaataaaaccttttttgagagaacaaaaaaacattaaatgacAACTCTTTACTTGcacctttaaaatattatagtTATTACTTAATAAACGTGTGTTTATCATTCGTGCATTCATGCTAAAAAAACGGCCTCGGCAGAGCCATAAAAACGGAAACATTAATATTCTACATTTTATCAACTGAAAATGTAACTTAATTTTGTTCAACTAAGTTGGTTGAAGAAGAGTTTTGTATCAGTCACTGACGTCAAATCATTCGGCCGGCCTTTTGGCGGATTTATGCAAAGAGCACATTTTCGAGTACTCATTGCGAGAGCAGACACGGTAGCAAATTGAGCAGGCTGCAACTGATGTCCGTGTGATAAAACCGCATGATAAATTCACTCAACGAGCACTGAACTTAATTCTTGTGAGCAGAACATTCTGTGACAAAATATTCCAACTCAAGACACACGCCAAAAACTAAACCATCATGGATCAATTTGAGAGTCTTGGCACGACTTTATCAACAGTTTTCCAAGGAACAAAGAGTTCTGAGGAGGTTCCAATGGAAGACAACGATGCGTTTGCCAAGTTCATCTTATCTCTCTACTGCACGATCTGCGTGGTTGGTATCACAGGTAACTTACTCGTTGCCATCGTACTCCTCCGTGTGCCGTCACTGCGGTCTAACACCAGTGATTTCTTGGTGCATCTCTCCCTTGTAGATTTCATGGCCTGTGTTCTGGTCATCCCAGCTTATCTTCTGCCTAATACCCACTCTCCTCCAAACCCCGGGTTCTTCGGTGAGTTTTGGTGTCGATTTTACACCAGCGGTTTCCTGTTTTGGTCCTTCGCGTTGACGTCAATCTTGGGTTTGACTGTTGTCAATTTGGAGCGCTATGTAGCCATCGTCCACCCACACAAATACAAGACCATTTTCATCAAACGGAACAAATACATCATGATTGCTGCGTGTTGGGGTTGTTCCACACTTTCAAAATCTTACAATTGGTTTATATTTGAAGAAGATGAAGTAGTGGGATGTCATTTTAAAGGCTGGTCTAACAGAGGAGCTCAGGCGGCATTTGGCTTGTTCACTTTTACGGTCCAATTCTTCGCTCCGTTCACAGTGATGATTTTTGCGCAGCTGAAAGTTATCTCGACGCTGAACAGACAAGTGAAGATGTTAGCTACTCGAACAGGTTAGTTAATCAGTCTTTACATATCTCAAGATTGACGAGCAATTTAATGTATCAATATTTTCCATTCTTCAATGGACTCAGtgcatacaatttgtttttcttttttgggtaTTCAGCAAATATCGTGTTATGCATCATACATTGATACGATTTAGTTGTGGCTTACACCTACTCGTGTAATAGGCACCTTTATAAAGCCGGCACCTTTAGAGAAGGCCAGGGTATACGTTTCCGTTCGTGCCATTGATGACCCGGCGAAAACTTTCGGCACTCGACCGCGATCCAACCGGtggtttaataaataattttaattttaatttttttattttataataaccgTTATAAGAAAATGCATTGAAGCGATTAAACTATTTTTGACGACACACTGCTCAaacgaaaaaaaatcaaatttg includes the following:
- the LOC117293949 gene encoding galanin receptor type 1-like; amino-acid sequence: MDQFESLGTTLSTVFQGTKSSEEVPMEDNDAFAKFILSLYCTICVVGITGNLLVAIVLLRVPSLRSNTSDFLVHLSLVDFMACVLVIPAYLLPNTHSPPNPGFFGEFWCRFYTSGFLFWSFALTSILGLTVVNLERYVAIVHPHKYKTIFIKRNKYIMIAACWGCSTLSKSYNWFIFEEDEVVGCHFKGWSNRGAQAAFGLFTFTVQFFAPFTVMIFAQLKVISTLNRQVKMLATRTASLGVNPINQDKMWQLRASQTLVKTLLACVITFGVCWIPNQVWFLLFNFGVPLNLGGPDRHLTVILAVGNSCVNPVIYTMTNKPFRKGIRELFCKQRDSNQVTDGVATGTVSQTVSNTQEQ